A genomic segment from Triticum dicoccoides isolate Atlit2015 ecotype Zavitan chromosome 1A, WEW_v2.0, whole genome shotgun sequence encodes:
- the LOC119362440 gene encoding uncharacterized protein LOC119362440 isoform X2, with amino-acid sequence MNQAPLSARPWRQNRARAVSPVTGGCFAFVDRLRCCCCSYGLPVTRPACAGAAWAPSSRPPRRLQHRLERSSSVLPSRLLEQGSQREGSQHMEHNWNAPPWSSLPPATSLSASCSSVSSTPSWPPSISWWCLLGRR; translated from the exons ATGAACCAAGCACCACTATCTGCTAGACCGTGGCGGCAGAATCGAGCACGG GCCGTCTCACCCGTGACCGGTGGCTGCTTCGCGTTCGTCGACAGATTGCGATGCTGCTGCTGCTCGTATGGGCTCCCGGTGACCAGGCCAGCATGCGCTGGGGCTGCCTGGGCTCCCAGCAGCCGGCCTCCCCGCCGCCTCCAACATCGCCTGGAGAGGAGCTCCTCCGTGCTTCCGAGCCGCCTCCTCGAGCAGGGCAGCCAGAG GGAAGGGAGTCAGCACATGGAACACAACTGGAACGCCCCGCCTTGGAGCTCGCTGCCTCCGGCAACCTCTTTGTCGGCCTCGTGCTCCTCTGTCTCGAgcaccccctcctggccgccgtccATCTCTTGGTGGTGCCTGTTAGGCAGGCGTTGA
- the LOC119362440 gene encoding uncharacterized protein LOC119362440 isoform X1: MNQAPLSARPWRQNRARVRAAVSPVTGGCFAFVDRLRCCCCSYGLPVTRPACAGAAWAPSSRPPRRLQHRLERSSSVLPSRLLEQGSQREGSQHMEHNWNAPPWSSLPPATSLSASCSSVSSTPSWPPSISWWCLLGRR, translated from the exons ATGAACCAAGCACCACTATCTGCTAGACCGTGGCGGCAGAATCGAGCACGGGTGCGCGCG GCCGTCTCACCCGTGACCGGTGGCTGCTTCGCGTTCGTCGACAGATTGCGATGCTGCTGCTGCTCGTATGGGCTCCCGGTGACCAGGCCAGCATGCGCTGGGGCTGCCTGGGCTCCCAGCAGCCGGCCTCCCCGCCGCCTCCAACATCGCCTGGAGAGGAGCTCCTCCGTGCTTCCGAGCCGCCTCCTCGAGCAGGGCAGCCAGAG GGAAGGGAGTCAGCACATGGAACACAACTGGAACGCCCCGCCTTGGAGCTCGCTGCCTCCGGCAACCTCTTTGTCGGCCTCGTGCTCCTCTGTCTCGAgcaccccctcctggccgccgtccATCTCTTGGTGGTGCCTGTTAGGCAGGCGTTGA